The following proteins are co-located in the Rattus norvegicus strain BN/NHsdMcwi chromosome 19, GRCr8, whole genome shotgun sequence genome:
- the LOC108348965 gene encoding uncharacterized protein LOC108348965 — MKNNFQLKIIKKKKEMQESRSLKLSFSTRMSIISIINTSTGITSINTRIISISTEITSISTSFISISTTSSISTNIISIINTSTGITSISTRITSISTTSSISTNIISIINTSTGITSISTRITSISTTSSISTNIISIINTSTGITSISTGFISISTGSSSIIKNQYHHHHHQQQQHLYQYHHRHHHHHHHHQQHQQCYHYRRQP; from the coding sequence atgaaaaacaattttcagttaaaaataataaagaaaaaaaaagaaatgcaagagaGTAGGAGCCTCAAGCTAAGCTTCAGCACCAGGATGAGCATCATCAGCATCATTAACACCAGCACCGGGATTACCAGCATCAACACCAGGATTATCAGCATCAGCACCGAGATTACCAGCATCAGTACCAGCTTTATCAGCATCAGTACCACCAGTAGCATCAGTACTAACATCATCAGCATCATTAACACCAGCACCGGGATTACCAGCATCAGCACCAGGATTACCAGCATCAGTACCACCAGCAGCATCAGTACTAACATCATCAGCATCATTAACACCAGCACCGGGATTACCAGCATCAGCACCAGGATTACCAGCATCAGTACCACCAGCAGCATCAGTACTAACATCATCAGCATCATTAACACCAGCACCGGGATTACCAGCATCAGTACCGGCTTTATCAGCATCAGTACTGGCAGCAGCAGCATCATCAAAAAtcagtaccaccaccaccaccaccagcagcagcagcatctgtaTCAGTATCATCAtcgccatcaccatcaccaccaccaccatcagcagcaCCAGCAATGCTACCATTACAGAAGACAGCCGTGA